ATCCCGTCGAAGTCGTCGCCCATCTCGGCCCGCACCTTGTGGTAGCGGACCTCGGCGAAGACCGACCAGTTCTTCTGCACCGGGATGTCGAGCCCGGCGACGCCGAAGAAGCCGGCCTGCACGCCGTCGGCGCGGTACTCGCCGGTGAAGATCGGCAGCGCCTCGTCGTTGAAGTTGATGAAGTCGCCGTTCTCGGTGTAGCGCCACCAGTAGAGCCCGCCCCCGAAGCCGAGGTACGGAATCACCGGCGCCTTCTTCCCCGCGGGATAGAAGACGAGGCCGACCGTGAAC
This window of the bacterium genome carries:
- a CDS encoding outer membrane beta-barrel protein, encoding FTVGLVFYPAGKKAPVIPYLGFGGGLYWWRYTENGDFINFNDEALPIFTGEYRADGVQAGFFGVAGLDIPVQKNWSVFAEVRYHKVRAEMGDDFDGMGKIDLSGPQVSAGVAWRF